In Mesotoga infera, the DNA window GGCCTCAAGGGCCGGAAAGATGGAGCAACACTCCGAGTCGAAGCCTGTTGTAAGAGAGGCAAACTGTGTGGCTTGCGGAATGTGTGAGAGAAACTGTCCGACCGGGGCGATTACGGTCCAAAGAGTCGCAAGAATAGACTACGATCTCTGTATCGGCTGCGGTCAATGCATTGCCATGTGCAACTACGGTGCGATGAGCGCCGGACCGGGAGGCACCCCAGAATCTCTGAGCAAAAAGATCGCCGAATACGCTCTTGCGGCTTCAAAAGGAAAGAAGGCCCTCTATATCTCCTTCATCAACAACGTGTCGCCAGATTGCGATTGCTGGCACATAAACAGGCCTCCAGTCGTAGAAGACATCGGCATATTAGCCAGCAGAGATCCGGTGGCTCTGGACAAGGCATGCATAGACTTAGTTATTAAAAGACTGGGATACGATCCTTTTGAGAAGGCCCATCCCGGCATCACCTGGCATCATCAACTGGACCATGCCGAAAAAATCGGACTGGGAAAAGCTACCTACAGACTCCAAAAAGTCGCCTGCTTCGGCAGGTAGCAATGAAAGATACGTTAAGAGGTCTGTTATTGCTCAAACCAGATCGACTATCAGTTCCTGAATTATTTCACTAAGCGTTTCGAAACTGAATTTCTCTCTTCCAAGCTCGAAGTTTCTCTCAGTGACTTCTATGTATCTATCCCTATCAAAGAGAAGTTCGGAAATATCTTTTGCGGCGTTAATGATATTGCGGTCGGGAATCTCTGCCAACCCTTCTTTGTAGCCATACTGATCACCTAAATCCACAAAAGAGATCCCGCTGTCCTGAATGTCGCTCTTGAATACACTGTATCTAAACAGAGCGAGCGGTTTCCTGTATAAAATCGCCTCCAGGAGCTGGTTTCCCCAGCCTTCGAATACTGTCGGATATGTCACGATATCTGCGATGCCGTACGCTTCGAAGAAGGCCGACTGGTTCAAA includes these proteins:
- a CDS encoding DUF362 domain-containing protein translates to MSTVYFTDIDTTPQMGLLSKVEALVKRAGLEDVIEAGKLVAVKLHFGEYGNLAYIRPNYIKVIADQIIELGGVPFLTDANTLYKGSRANAADHMKTASLNGFTMESVGAPVVIADGLRGSDEIDVEIEGEYIKKAKIASAIALADALVVVSHFKGHEQTGFGGALKNIGMGSASRAGKMEQHSESKPVVREANCVACGMCERNCPTGAITVQRVARIDYDLCIGCGQCIAMCNYGAMSAGPGGTPESLSKKIAEYALAASKGKKALYISFINNVSPDCDCWHINRPPVVEDIGILASRDPVALDKACIDLVIKRLGYDPFEKAHPGITWHHQLDHAEKIGLGKATYRLQKVACFGR